Proteins from one Niallia circulans genomic window:
- a CDS encoding YtxH domain-containing protein: MSNENKGNSKLLAGIVIGGVIGTTLSLMDRTTRTNAKVKVQQWKDSTNQLVHELRENPAQVKQDTSEKLHYLSDTMREVMNDSQTMFQHIQNTINARTQDLKEIAGDFKQLYFQSKRQYQSIQHKLQETKSQIGMNNNSSNDTELLPVVAQDHSLIEREKATL; encoded by the coding sequence ATGTCTAATGAAAACAAGGGAAACAGTAAACTATTGGCTGGAATTGTCATCGGCGGTGTCATCGGGACAACATTATCCCTCATGGATCGTACAACAAGGACAAATGCTAAGGTGAAAGTGCAGCAGTGGAAGGATTCAACCAACCAGCTAGTTCATGAGCTAAGAGAAAACCCTGCTCAAGTAAAGCAAGACACTAGTGAAAAATTGCATTATTTAAGTGATACAATGCGAGAGGTTATGAATGACAGCCAAACGATGTTTCAGCATATTCAAAACACAATCAATGCAAGGACACAGGATTTAAAAGAAATAGCAGGAGATTTCAAGCAGCTTTACTTTCAATCAAAGCGCCAATATCAGTCTATCCAACATAAATTACAGGAGACAAAGTCCCAGATTGGAATGAACAATAACTCATCCAATGACACAGAGCTTCTCCCTGTCGTTGCACAAGACCACTCCCTAATAGAAAGGGAAAAGGCTACCTTATAA